Proteins from one Deinococcus budaensis genomic window:
- a CDS encoding alpha/beta hydrolase produces MAVSVQGQQVTFIPPAGAAALVGDFTDWRKKPPLAVTPGQPLTLTLPRGAWVEYAWLDAAGEAFADPDNPQKSLNPWWPYPRAVAVGDYIRHPLWERPDAIQKGTAHRLTWAGGVFPGTRRAIVYTPHGHDPARPTPVYYVQDGVAFYRTGRLGEVMDRAVEAGLARGAVLVFVEPGDRSAEYYLNDRYLDFLRGEVFGQVEGPLATVSERGLWGASLGGLISLHLGSAHPELFRRVVSHSGAFIARPDARDPDGSIDTTTAGEWLRKRLEQAPPRHLRVSLDTGTLEWLTAPNRRLAAALADGGVEHQYREYPSGHNWVTWRDALPEAFLYMQGG; encoded by the coding sequence ATGGCCGTATCGGTACAGGGGCAGCAGGTCACCTTCATTCCCCCGGCGGGTGCTGCGGCGCTCGTCGGGGACTTTACCGACTGGCGGAAGAAACCCCCGCTGGCCGTGACCCCCGGGCAACCGCTGACGCTGACCTTGCCGCGCGGCGCCTGGGTCGAGTACGCCTGGCTGGACGCGGCGGGCGAGGCCTTCGCCGACCCCGACAACCCCCAGAAGTCGCTCAATCCCTGGTGGCCCTATCCCCGCGCGGTGGCGGTGGGCGACTACATCCGCCATCCCCTCTGGGAGCGGCCCGACGCCATCCAAAAGGGCACCGCCCACCGCCTGACCTGGGCGGGCGGCGTCTTTCCGGGCACCCGCCGCGCCATCGTGTACACGCCGCACGGCCACGACCCGGCGCGGCCCACCCCCGTGTACTACGTGCAAGATGGGGTCGCCTTTTACCGCACCGGGCGGCTGGGCGAGGTGATGGACCGGGCGGTGGAAGCTGGACTCGCGCGGGGCGCCGTGCTCGTCTTCGTGGAACCCGGCGACCGCAGCGCCGAGTATTACCTCAATGACCGCTACCTCGACTTTCTGCGGGGAGAGGTCTTCGGGCAGGTCGAGGGGCCGCTGGCGACCGTCTCCGAGCGCGGGCTGTGGGGCGCCTCGCTGGGCGGCCTGATCTCGCTGCACCTGGGAAGCGCGCACCCGGAGCTGTTCCGCCGGGTGGTCAGCCACTCGGGGGCCTTTATCGCCCGGCCGGATGCACGGGACCCGGACGGCTCCATCGACACCACCACGGCGGGCGAGTGGCTGCGGAAGCGGCTGGAGCAGGCGCCGCCCCGCCACCTGCGCGTCAGCCTCGACACCGGCACGCTGGAATGGCTCACCGCTCCGAACCGCCGCCTGGCCGCCGCCCTGGCCGACGGCGGGGTGGAGCACCAGTACCGCGAGTACCCCAGCGGCCACAACTGGGTCACCTGGCGGGACGCGCTGCCCGAGGCCTTCCTGTACATGCAGGGGGGTTAG